The following are encoded together in the Cynocephalus volans isolate mCynVol1 chromosome 4, mCynVol1.pri, whole genome shotgun sequence genome:
- the LOC134376554 gene encoding olfactory receptor 10AG1-like has protein sequence MQPRNVNPQRENKLKITETNLTTVMEFVLLGFSDIPEFHRFLFGVFLVMYVIILLGNGIIILMTRIEPTLQTPMYFFISNFSFLEICYVSVTLPRMLMDLWTQEGDISLVACATQMCFALMLGVTESLLLAVMAYDRYVAICNPLHYSLVMNHKACIQLVVGSWISGIPVQIGQTCQIFSLPFCDSNQINHFFCDIPPMLKLACGDIFMNEMVVYIFAVLLITVPFMFILGSYTRIISTILKLPSNTGRSKAFSTCSSHLIVVVLFYGSATITYLKPKSIQYEGTDKLLSLFYTILIPMFYPMIYSLRNKDVTQALKKLLPKSLAW, from the coding sequence ATGCAGCCAAGAAATGTAAAtccacagagagaaaacaaattaaaaattacagaaacaaATCTCACTACAGTGATGGAATTTGTTCTCTTGGGTTTTTCTGATATTCCCGAATTTcacaggtttctttttggggtattCTTAGTCATGTACGTGATCATCCTATTGGGAAATGGCATCATAATTTTAATGACAAGAATAGAGCCTACTCTTCAAAcccccatgtatttttttatcaGCAATTTTTCTTTCCTAGAAATCTGTTATGTTTCTGTCACTCTTCCTAGAATGCTCATGGATCTTTGGACCCAGGAAGGAGAtatttctttagttgcctgtgctacACAAATGTGCTTTGCTCTTATGCTGGGAGTCACAGAGTCCCTGCTCTTGGCGGTGATGGCCTATGATCGCTACGTGGCCATTTGTAACCCTCTGCACTATTCTCTAGTGATGAACCACAAAGCCTGTATCCAGCTGGTGGTTGGTTCATGGATCAGTGGAATTCCAGTGCAGATAGGCCAAACGTGTCAGATTTTCTCTCTGCCCTTTTGTGACTCTAACCAAATCAATCACTTCTTCTGTGACATTCCCCCAATGCTCAAGCTGGCCTGTGGAGACATCTTTATGAATGAGATGGTGGTGTACATATTTGCTGTATTGCTTATCACTGTTCCCTTTATGTTCATACTGGGGTCCTATACTAGAATTATCTCAACCATCCTGAAATTGCCATCAAACACAGGACGGAGCAAAGCTTTTTCCACTTGTTCTTCTCACCTCATagttgtagttttattttatggatCAGCCACTATCACCTATTTAAAACCCAAATCCATTCAGTATGAGGGAACAGACAAACTGCTCTCTCTTTTTTACACCATTTTGATCCCAATGTTTTATCCCATGATATACAGTCTGCGGAACAAAGATGTCACACAGGCTCTGAAAAAGTTACTTCCCAAATCGTTAGCATGGTGA